CGGCCCTGGAGGAGCAACTGGGGATGGAGGAGGAAAAGCTGCGCGGCATGAAGGAAAGCCTGCATCGTCTCGAAGCCGAGATGTTCAAGCGTCTGCAGAGGATGGAACGCGGCGAGGAAGGTTCCCCATGAACCGTCCAGGCGCAAGACAGAAGCCGAATCAGAATAAACTCAAAAAAAGCATGGAACGGGACGCGGAACGGATGAAACGGGCCGAGAAGGACCGTCCCACGCTGCTGGCGCAATCGGTCTATTTGGGCACCCTCGGCCTGCTGATGGTCCTGCCGATGATCGCGGGCGCGTATCTCGGCCGCTGGCTCGATGGCTGGTCTGAGGGTTACTCCGTACGCTGGACCGTCAGCCTGATCGTTCTAGGGATATTCATCGGCTCGATCAACGTCTATTGGTTCATTAAGGAATAGAGAATGGCGACCTCCGGTATATTCGGCGCGTCCGTATTTCACCTCGGTCCGCTGGTGATCACCCAGACAGTCGTGACCACGTGGGGCATCCTTCTGGGGTTGTCCTTGGTTTCATGGTTTTCGACACGCCGTTTGAGCCTTGACCCCGGACCCTGGCAGACCGTCGTGGAAGGGGCCGTAAGCGCGATCGAGGACGCGGTTTCCGCCGTGTTGCCCGATCATTCCCGGCCCGTGCTTCCTTTCATCGGCACCCTGTGGATCTTCATTGTCACCGCCAATCTCGTCGGGTTGATCCCGGGCTTGCAGGCTCCGACCGGCGATTTATCGCTGACCGCGGCCCTGGCGGTTCTGGTATTCCTATCGGCACACTGGTACGGTATCCGAACCCAGGGACTGAAAAACTACCTGCGCCATTATCTGACCCCGAACCCCATCCTGCTTCCGTTCCACCTGCTCAGCGAAATCTCGCGCACCATCGCGCTGGCCGTGCGGCTGTTCGGTAATATGATGAGCCTGCAACTTGCGGCTCTCTTGGTTTTGCTGGTGGCGGGTTTCCTGGTGCCGGTGCCTCTCTTGCTGCTCCATATCGTCGAGGCCCTGGTGCAGGCCTATATCTTTGGAATGCTGGCGCTGATCTACGTGGCGGGGGGGATCCAGTATCAACAACTCAAGCGAAGGGGAGAATAGGAGTATCACATGAGCGATATGACCTGGTTTACCTTGCTCTCGACCGTGGTTTCCGCACTGGCCATTGCACTGGGCGTCATGTTTCCGGCGGTTGCGATGGGCCGTGCCATTACGCAGGCGCTCGACGCACTGGCCCGGCAGCCCGAGGCGGAACGATCGATCACGCGGACCTTGTTCATCGGCCTCGCCATGATCGAATCGCTGGCCATTTACGTTCTGGTGATCGTGCTGATTATCCTGTTCAGAAACCCGCTGCTCGAATATCTGATGAAATAGCTCGACGGCGGATCGGGCGACATATTTTTGGGGATTATTTCCTGGAAAAGGATGACGGGTGGAATTCAGCTGGACGACATTCGTTCTCGAGGTCATCAACTTTCTGGTCCTCCTCTGGATCCTGAAGCGGTTTCTATACAAACCGGTCCTGGAGGCCATTGTGCGACGCAAGGCCGCGATCGAAAAGACCCTGGCC
The sequence above is a segment of the Nitrospiria bacterium genome. Coding sequences within it:
- a CDS encoding F0F1 ATP synthase subunit A translates to MATSGIFGASVFHLGPLVITQTVVTTWGILLGLSLVSWFSTRRLSLDPGPWQTVVEGAVSAIEDAVSAVLPDHSRPVLPFIGTLWIFIVTANLVGLIPGLQAPTGDLSLTAALAVLVFLSAHWYGIRTQGLKNYLRHYLTPNPILLPFHLLSEISRTIALAVRLFGNMMSLQLAALLVLLVAGFLVPVPLLLLHIVEALVQAYIFGMLALIYVAGGIQYQQLKRRGE
- a CDS encoding AtpZ/AtpI family protein, with the protein product MNRPGARQKPNQNKLKKSMERDAERMKRAEKDRPTLLAQSVYLGTLGLLMVLPMIAGAYLGRWLDGWSEGYSVRWTVSLIVLGIFIGSINVYWFIKE
- a CDS encoding F0F1 ATP synthase subunit C is translated as MSDMTWFTLLSTVVSALAIALGVMFPAVAMGRAITQALDALARQPEAERSITRTLFIGLAMIESLAIYVLVIVLIILFRNPLLEYLMK